GAGCGCGGGGATGTCCGGCACCGCCCGGTGCGGTGCCACGTGCACCTCGAACGGCCAGCGCGCGGCGGCCGGCACGTACGCCGTCCAGTGCTCGTTCGACACCACCACCCGGTCCCCGGCGGCCCGCTCGGCGGCGAGTACGTCGGCGTACAGGTTGCGCCCACCGGTCCGCTCGGCGTGCCGGCGGGCCGCACCGAGCAGTGCCCGGGTCCGGGGCGGCAGGAACGGGTATGCGTAGATCTGGCCGTGCGGGTGCTGGAGGGTGACCCCGATCTCCACGCCCCGGTTCTCGAACGGGAAGACCTGTTCGACTCCGGGGAGCTGGCCCAGGGCCGTGGTCCGGTCGGCCAGCGCGTCGACGACGGTACGGACCCGTTCCGGCGACAGGCTGGCGAACGAGGCGTTGTGGTCGGAGGTGAAGCAGACCACCTCGCACCGCCCGACGCCCGGCCGGGTGGGGGTGAACGGGGTCAGCTCACCGGCCGGTTCGCCCTCCCGGTAGCTCAGTGACGGGAACCGGTTCTCGAAGACCGCCACGTCGTAGTCGTGCGCCGGGATCTCGCTGAAGTGGGTCGCGGTGGAGGCGCAGAGCGGGCAGTCCGCGGTGCTGGGCATGAAGATCCGGGTCTGCCGGTGCGCCGCGACCGCCACCCACTCGTCGACCAGCGGGTCGTAGCGCAGTTGCGAGGCGGGCGGCGGTGGGGGCAGGTCACGCCGGTCCGGCTCGCTCCGGTCCGCGTTCTCGTGCTCGTCGAAGTAGATCAGCTCACGCCCGTCGGCCAACTTGATCTCGGTACGCCTCATGCCACGACCACCAGTTCCGTTACGTGTTCCCGGATCGTCGCCCGGGTTGGTTCGGGCAGGCCTTCGTCGGTCACCACGGTGTGTGCCGCGC
The Micromonospora pisi DNA segment above includes these coding regions:
- the galT gene encoding galactose-1-phosphate uridylyltransferase; translated protein: MRRTEIKLADGRELIYFDEHENADRSEPDRRDLPPPPPASQLRYDPLVDEWVAVAAHRQTRIFMPSTADCPLCASTATHFSEIPAHDYDVAVFENRFPSLSYREGEPAGELTPFTPTRPGVGRCEVVCFTSDHNASFASLSPERVRTVVDALADRTTALGQLPGVEQVFPFENRGVEIGVTLQHPHGQIYAYPFLPPRTRALLGAARRHAERTGGRNLYADVLAAERAAGDRVVVSNEHWTAYVPAAARWPFEVHVAPHRAVPDIPALNDAERAAFGPLYLDVLGRFDRLFDLPMPYIAAWQQAPVHEGRDVSHLHLQLFSIRRAADKLKYLAGSESAMGAFINDIRPEQAAERLRQAGR